In a single window of the Bradyrhizobium erythrophlei genome:
- a CDS encoding SDR family oxidoreductase: MTDRVVIITGGSRGIGRATAIAAAARGFRVCIGYASNETAARTAVSAIEAKNGKAIAVKCDVGDEGDILALFEAADKFGTLGALVNNAGIVGETARVDEMSAERVQRMMAVNVTGSILCAREAVKRMSTRHGGKGGVIVNLSSVAAKLGSPNTYVDYAASKGAIDSFTVGLGHEVAGEGIRVAAIRPGLIDTDIHASGGDPDRAHRLSSSVPMKRVGTADEIANAIVWLMSDEASYVTSAILDVSGGR, encoded by the coding sequence TTGACCGACAGGGTTGTGATCATTACCGGCGGCAGCCGCGGCATCGGCCGGGCCACCGCGATTGCCGCGGCGGCGCGGGGTTTTCGGGTTTGCATCGGCTACGCCAGCAATGAGACGGCGGCGCGCACCGCGGTCTCCGCCATCGAGGCAAAGAACGGCAAGGCGATCGCGGTGAAATGCGATGTCGGTGACGAGGGCGATATCCTCGCGCTGTTCGAGGCGGCAGACAAGTTCGGTACACTCGGCGCGCTCGTCAACAACGCCGGCATCGTCGGGGAGACCGCGCGCGTGGACGAAATGTCCGCCGAGCGCGTCCAGCGCATGATGGCCGTCAACGTCACCGGCAGCATCCTGTGCGCGCGCGAAGCGGTGAAGCGGATGTCGACCCGTCATGGCGGCAAAGGCGGCGTCATCGTCAACCTGTCGTCGGTCGCCGCGAAACTCGGTTCGCCCAACACCTACGTCGATTACGCGGCATCCAAAGGCGCGATCGATTCCTTCACGGTCGGGCTGGGGCACGAAGTCGCCGGCGAGGGCATTCGGGTGGCGGCGATCCGGCCCGGGCTGATCGATACCGATATTCACGCCAGCGGCGGCGACCCCGACCGCGCCCACCGATTGAGTTCGTCGGTGCCGATGAAGCGCGTCGGCACCGCGGACGAAATCGCCAACGCGATCGTCTGGCTGATGTCGGACGAGGCCTCCTATGTGACCAGCGCCATCCTTGATGTGTCGGGCGGGCGCTAA